In Nasonia vitripennis strain AsymCx chromosome 2, Nvit_psr_1.1, whole genome shotgun sequence, a genomic segment contains:
- the LOC100114997 gene encoding stearoyl-CoA desaturase 5-like yields MPPNEQIYEHILPEAVEDPLKTLDIPGFDGYDEQYKDSEFNMSAEEYKEKVLSKPFLQRTDIKWGNLLFMVVMHAVALYGFLTYPYLEKKMTFVWGWFLAIVANFGVASGVHRLWSHRAFKAKLPFKIISIICYLTSGQYSAIWWSRDHRLHHKFSETDADPVNAARGFWFSHIGWLCMKRHPEVLKKAKQLDLSDIANDPVIKFEEKHFQVLRLMFTFIIPTLVPVYFWNESWYWAILSQCFMRYVYSLNCTWGINSLAHRFGGHPYDKNIEPSENFLMTLATGGEGWHNYHHAFPADYKASELGFNYITNVNLTTCLIDLAAKIGWAYDLKEPSEKLLKAVIKNRGDGSHPISHETVKTE; encoded by the exons ATGCCACCGAACGAACAGATCTACGAGCACATACTACCCGAAGCCGTCGAGGATCCTCTGAAAACTCTAGACATCCCCGGCTTCGATGGCTACGACGAGCAATACAAAGACTCGGAGTTCAATATGAGCGCCGAGGAGTACAAGGAGAAGGTCCTCAGCAAGCCGTTTCTGCAGAGGACGGACATCAAATGGGGCAACCTCCTTTTCATGGTGGTTATGCACGCGGTCGCGCTCTACGGATTTCTCACCTATCCTTACTTAGAGAAGAAGATGACGTTCGTGTGGG GTTGGTTCTTGGCCATCGTCGCCAACTTCGGTGTCGCCTCTGGCGTGCACCGTTTGTGGTCTCACCGTGCCTTCAAAGCCAAGCTTCCTTTTAAGATCATCTCCATAATCTGCTACTTGACATCTGGACAG TACTCTGCGATATGGTGGTCCAGAGATCACCGTCTTCACCACAAGTTTTCGGAGACCGACGCCGATCCCGTCAACGCAGCCCGTGGATTCTGGTTCAGTCATATTGGCTGGCTCTGCATGAAGAGACATCCCGAAGTACTGAAGAAGGCCAAGCAACTCGACCTCAGTGATATTGCCAACGACCCGGTCATCAAGTTTGAAGAAAA GCACTTCCAAGTGTTGAGGCTCATGTTCACTTTTATCATACCCACGTTGGTGCCGGTGTATTTCTGGAACGAGTCCTGGTATTGGGCAATCTTGTCGCAATGTTTCATGCGTTACGTCTACTCGTTGAACTGCACGTGGGGCATCAACAGTTTGGCTCACAGGTTTGGAGGTCACCCTTACGATAA AAACATCGAACCATCGGAAAATTTCCTCATGACACTCGCGACTGGAGGAGAGGGATGGCACAATTACCACCACGCTTTCCCCGCCGATTACAAGGCTTCCGAGCTTGGCTTCAACTATATCACCAACGTCAATCTGACGACGTGTCTGATCGATCTGGCCGCAAAGATCGGCTGGGCGTACGACCTGAAGGAGCCATCGGAAAAACTACTCAAGGCTGTTATTAAGAACCGGGGAGACGGCTCCCACCCGATTTCTCACGAGACCGTGAAAACAGAATAA